The following coding sequences are from one Polyodon spathula isolate WHYD16114869_AA chromosome 7, ASM1765450v1, whole genome shotgun sequence window:
- the LOC121317798 gene encoding synaptotagmin-10-like translates to MSIQTEDSISLCKKALQIVSDLCLGGQVESEKCLGIFPVERSKPGKGSADISVSLLAVVVSFCGLALLVVSLFVFWKLCWPCWKSKALTSHANNVPQNTPSPTAEVVETDKKKEIKENGKSSVKLMEAAMKISQTSPDIPAEVQTALKQHLMRQTRIQRQITEPTSSSRHNSFRRHLPRQMHVSSVDFNMDSFQRRETTISIGRIKPELYKQKSVDSEDNPNENIKTCGKLNFTLQYDYENEMLVVKIIKALELPAKDLTGTSDPYVKIYLLPDRKKKFQTRVHRKTLDPIFDETFQFPVVHDQLSNRKLHFSVYDFDRFSSHNMIGEVVVDNLFEVSDLSKETAVWKDIHCATAESVDLGEIMYSLCYLPTAGRMTLTVIKCRNLKAMDITGSSDPYVKVSLLCDGRRLKKRKTTTKKSTLNPVYNEAIIFDIPPENVEQVSIAIMVMDYDRVGHNEVIGVCRAGPEAAGLGRDHWNEMLAYPRKPITHWHALVEWPGQTTSFDSQGSCPSPKPPLTP, encoded by the exons ATGAGTATCCAAACAGAGGACAGTATCAGCCTGTGTAAGAAGGCTCTGCAGATCGTTTCAGACCTTTGCCTTGGAGGGCAAGTAGAGTCGGAGAAATGTTTAGGCATCTTTCCCGTGGAGAGGAGCAAACCAGGTAAAGGTAGCGCAG ACATCTCAGTCAGTCTCCTTGCTGTAGTCGTCAGTTTCTGTGGGCTTGCCCTGTTGGTAGTCTCTCTCTTTGTCTTTTGGAAGCTTTGTTGGCCATGCTGGAAGAGCAAGGCTCTCACATCTCATGCCAATAACGTCCCCCAGAATACCCCCAGCCCGACTGCAGAGGTGGTGGAGACTGATAAAAAAAAGGAGATAAAGGAAAATGGGAAGAGCTCTGTGAAGCTTATGGAGGCTGCCATGAAGATCAGCCAGACTTCCCCAGACATCCCAGCCGAGGTGCAGACAGCTCTGAAGCAGCACCTCATGAGGCAAACCAGAATACAGAGGCAGATCACAGAGCCCACCTCATCATCCAG GCATAATTCGTTTAGGAGGCATTTACCTCGACAAATGCATGTGTCGAGTGTGGATTTTAACATGGACAGCTTTCAGAGGAGAGAGACAACCATCAGCATTGGGCGCATAAAGCCAGAACTTTATAAACAGAAGTCTGTCGATTCTGAGGACAACCCAAATGAGAACATCAAAACCTGTGGAAAACTGAACTTCACGCTTCAGTATGACTATGAAAACGAGATGCTTGTAGTTAAAATTATCAAAGCTTTAGAGCTGCCTGCCAAGGACTTAACAGGGACCTCCGACCCCTATGTGAAGATCTATCTGCTTCCAGACAGAAAAAAGAAGTTTCAGACTCGAGTGCACAGGAAGACTCTTGATCCCATCTTTGATGAGACCTTTCAGTTTCCTGTGGTGCATGATCAGTTAAGCAACAGGAAGCTTCACTTCAGTGTATATGACTTTGACAGGTTCTCCAGTCACAACATGATTGGAGAAGTTGTTGTGGACAATCTGTTTGAGGTGTCTGATCTCTCCAAGGAAACGGCTGTTTGGAAGGACATTCATTGTGCCACCGCA GAAAGCGTTGATTTGGGGGAAATCATGTATTCTTTGTGCTACCTACCAACTGCTGGGAGAATGACACTGACTGTCATTAAATGCAGAAATCTCAAGGCAATGGACATTACAGGCTCCTCAG ATCCTTATGTTAAAGTGTCCCTTTTGTGCGATGGCCGAAGGTTAAAAAAACGGAAAACCACCACCAAGAAGAGCACATTGAACCCAGTTTACAATGAGGCAATCATCTTCGACATCCCCCCGGAGAATGTGGAGCAGGTCAGCATAGCCATCATGGTGATGGACTATGATCG CGTTGGTCACAATGAGGTGATTGGGGTGTGCAGAGCTGGGCCTGAAGCCGCAGGTCTTGGGCGCGACCACTGGAATGAAATGCTGGCCTATCCTCGCAAGCCAATAACCCACTGGCATGCACTGGTAGAG TGGCCTGGACAAACAACTAGTTTTGACAGTCAAGGGTCCTGTCCGTCACCAAAACCACCCCTGACACCGTAG